The following coding sequences lie in one Arthrobacter sp. PGP41 genomic window:
- the rpmJ gene encoding 50S ribosomal protein L36 produces MKVKPSVKQICEKCKVIRRNGRVMVICENPRHKQRQG; encoded by the coding sequence ATGAAGGTCAAGCCGAGCGTCAAGCAGATCTGCGAAAAGTGCAAAGTGATCCGCCGTAATGGCCGGGTCATGGTGATCTGCGAGAACCCGCGCCACAAGCAGCGCCAGGGCTAA
- a CDS encoding Hpt domain-containing protein has protein sequence MQNHDPGFSSEAAAAGYLPPGVASAAGTPPSQETAGLLPLVDAAVLEELEDELAGSGLAQRFARDYAAMWDQRYARLAAAVDNQDRDSALDAVISLKITSMMVGGLRLAKLAELLEAVIRIGDFGQSKVLMVRVAEDGGHTVSELQANYILEND, from the coding sequence ATGCAAAATCACGATCCCGGCTTCAGCAGCGAGGCCGCCGCTGCGGGCTACCTGCCGCCCGGGGTCGCTTCAGCCGCAGGAACACCACCCTCACAGGAAACGGCCGGACTCTTGCCGCTCGTTGACGCCGCGGTCCTCGAAGAGCTCGAAGACGAGCTCGCGGGCTCCGGCCTGGCCCAGCGCTTCGCCCGCGACTATGCAGCCATGTGGGACCAGCGCTACGCCCGGCTGGCCGCAGCAGTTGACAACCAGGACAGGGACTCTGCCCTTGACGCCGTAATAAGCCTGAAGATCACGTCCATGATGGTGGGCGGACTCCGCCTCGCGAAACTTGCCGAACTGCTGGAGGCCGTCATCCGCATAGGTGACTTTGGCCAAAGCAAGGTGTTGATGGTGCGGGTGGCAGAGGACGGCGGGCATACGGTGTCCGAGTTGCAGGCCAACTACATCCTGGAAAACGACTGA
- a CDS encoding sensor histidine kinase, giving the protein MAEHLFQPGPARIFRGLGPRAQAALCQLPLTLIVAGLAVATPFAWPALLHSPLYMAGILLHAILFLGCFLVPWERFGHQAYLFVPILDFAAIGLLRNGAAPLLPGLAVLVVFPVIWLSASGMLTRSSLVLSFVGPMFIVVPPVVGRFPNLNASDITTVILFPLMMLSVSLAIRFASIHLRLQQRELAEKDTELRKLLQESREREKLLQTVLDATDVGIAAVDRTGHFLVSNNRQRHFRRATGADDAVPGQGHQLIFGQDRRTPLPPEKRPINRAIAGESFADYLVWAGEGTEQRALSTAARPLVSEDGSFNGAVVVYSDVTGWVEALAANQELVTNVSHEFKSPLNSIIGNIDLVLDDVGAELPPQVAQRLLVVQRNAERLVALVSDLSASASAALNVHPKRTDLASLVETSLGSAQAQAERAHIELRTDVPSPLWAYADPLRIGQALDNLVSNAIKYSPDGGTVSVSASFSEDWVRLSVSDTGMGMSSEDTARVFKRFFRTESARKAAISGAGLGLSITKMIVEGHGGTITCESGQGKGSTFTLTLPADGPPPSF; this is encoded by the coding sequence GTGGCTGAACACCTGTTCCAGCCTGGACCTGCGCGGATTTTCCGTGGTCTCGGACCCCGGGCCCAGGCGGCCCTGTGCCAGCTCCCACTCACGTTGATTGTGGCGGGGCTTGCGGTGGCTACGCCCTTTGCATGGCCGGCGTTGCTGCACAGTCCCCTCTATATGGCCGGCATCCTCCTCCATGCGATCCTCTTCCTAGGCTGTTTCCTGGTGCCGTGGGAACGCTTTGGCCACCAGGCCTATCTGTTTGTGCCCATCCTGGACTTCGCGGCAATCGGGCTCCTGCGCAACGGAGCCGCCCCGCTCCTGCCGGGGCTCGCTGTCCTGGTGGTATTCCCGGTGATCTGGCTTTCCGCCTCGGGAATGCTCACGCGCAGCAGCCTTGTGCTCAGCTTTGTTGGCCCAATGTTCATCGTGGTCCCCCCAGTGGTGGGACGATTCCCCAACCTCAACGCCTCGGACATCACCACCGTGATCCTCTTTCCCCTCATGATGCTGTCCGTATCGCTGGCCATCCGCTTCGCGAGCATCCACCTCCGTTTGCAGCAGCGCGAACTCGCGGAGAAAGACACCGAACTCCGGAAACTGCTGCAGGAGAGCCGGGAACGGGAAAAGCTGCTCCAGACGGTCCTTGACGCCACCGACGTCGGAATTGCCGCCGTCGACCGTACCGGCCATTTCCTCGTCTCCAACAACCGTCAACGCCACTTCCGCCGCGCCACCGGCGCCGACGACGCCGTGCCGGGCCAGGGACACCAGCTGATCTTCGGGCAGGACAGGCGTACCCCTCTGCCACCGGAAAAACGTCCCATCAACCGGGCGATCGCAGGCGAGTCCTTTGCCGACTATCTGGTGTGGGCCGGCGAAGGAACCGAACAGCGCGCCTTGTCCACGGCAGCGCGCCCCCTGGTCAGCGAGGACGGCAGCTTCAACGGTGCGGTGGTGGTCTACAGCGATGTCACCGGCTGGGTGGAAGCCCTCGCCGCCAACCAGGAACTCGTCACGAACGTCTCCCACGAGTTCAAGTCCCCCCTGAATTCGATCATCGGCAACATCGACCTCGTCCTGGACGACGTCGGCGCGGAACTGCCGCCGCAGGTGGCCCAGCGCCTGCTGGTGGTCCAGCGGAACGCGGAACGGCTGGTTGCCCTCGTCTCCGACCTTTCGGCGTCGGCGTCGGCCGCCCTGAATGTCCACCCGAAGCGGACAGACCTGGCCAGCCTGGTGGAGACCAGTCTCGGTTCCGCGCAGGCCCAGGCTGAGCGGGCACACATCGAACTCAGGACCGACGTTCCTTCGCCCCTCTGGGCCTACGCGGATCCGCTGCGCATCGGGCAGGCACTGGACAACCTCGTCTCCAACGCCATCAAGTACTCCCCCGACGGCGGGACGGTCAGCGTCAGCGCCAGTTTCAGTGAGGACTGGGTCCGGCTCAGCGTCAGCGACACCGGAATGGGCATGAGCAGCGAGGACACTGCAAGGGTCTTCAAGCGCTTCTTCCGGACGGAGTCTGCACGGAAGGCGGCCATATCCGGCGCAGGGCTTGGCCTGTCCATCACCAAGATGATTGTGGAGGGTCACGGCGGCACCATCACCTGTGAGAGCGGCCAGGGCAAGGGCAGCACGTTCACGCTGACGCTCCCGGCGGACGGGCCCCCGCCGTCCTTCTAG
- the infA gene encoding translation initiation factor IF-1, translated as MAKKDGVIEIEGVVTEALPNAMFRVELTNKHIVLAHISGKMRQHYIRILPEDRVVVELSPYDLTRGRIVYRYK; from the coding sequence ATGGCCAAGAAGGACGGGGTCATTGAGATCGAAGGCGTTGTGACCGAGGCGCTGCCTAACGCGATGTTTCGCGTTGAGCTCACCAACAAGCACATCGTTCTGGCACACATCTCTGGAAAGATGCGTCAGCACTACATCCGAATCCTCCCAGAGGACCGCGTAGTGGTGGAGCTGAGCCCGTACGACCTCACCCGTGGTCGTATCGTCTACCGCTACAAGTAA
- a CDS encoding type II secretion system F family protein → MNVIILLSVVLVSVPIAALAWSVLTVDKQGQLAVSELLARGAPSVSVAPAEKRSLLETIGRRITPPGYVAFLDRLLSLAGRPLSMPLGKVMGTKLALGLTGLVLGLYMTVVGTTPLMKLAGLFVLFLGYFIPDLLLYSKGKERQKVIQLELANTLDQMLISVEAGLGFEGAMARAGENGKGPLSEELVRTLQDMQVGRSRREAYLALAERTSIPELRSFVQAIIQADTYGIAISRVLRVQAKVMRMKRRQRAEEKAMKLPVMILFPLLFFIFPVLFIAILGPAVINTVVTLGGQ, encoded by the coding sequence ATGAACGTGATCATTCTCCTCTCGGTCGTCCTAGTCTCCGTTCCCATAGCCGCCCTGGCCTGGTCCGTCCTCACCGTGGACAAGCAGGGCCAGTTAGCGGTGAGCGAATTGCTGGCCCGGGGCGCCCCATCAGTCAGCGTGGCCCCGGCCGAAAAACGAAGCCTGCTCGAAACAATTGGACGCCGGATTACGCCCCCGGGCTACGTCGCATTCCTGGATCGTTTGCTTTCGCTCGCCGGGCGGCCCCTTTCCATGCCATTGGGCAAAGTAATGGGCACCAAGTTGGCGCTCGGACTTACGGGGCTCGTGTTAGGGCTCTACATGACGGTGGTGGGAACCACGCCGCTCATGAAACTTGCAGGCCTTTTCGTCCTATTCCTGGGTTATTTCATTCCGGACCTCCTGCTGTACAGCAAGGGAAAAGAACGGCAGAAGGTTATCCAGCTGGAACTCGCGAACACCCTCGACCAAATGCTGATTTCCGTGGAGGCCGGCTTGGGTTTCGAAGGCGCCATGGCACGGGCTGGCGAGAACGGGAAGGGCCCGCTCTCCGAGGAACTAGTGCGCACCCTGCAGGACATGCAGGTCGGCCGCAGCCGGAGGGAGGCCTATCTGGCGCTTGCCGAACGAACCAGTATCCCTGAACTTCGCAGCTTCGTGCAGGCGATAATCCAGGCGGACACCTACGGCATTGCCATCAGCCGGGTGCTTCGCGTCCAAGCCAAGGTGATGCGCATGAAACGGCGGCAGCGCGCTGAAGAAAAGGCAATGAAGCTCCCCGTAATGATCCTGTTTCCACTGCTCTTCTTCATTTTCCCGGTCCTCTTCATCGCCATCCTTGGACCGGCCGTCATCAATACCGTGGTGACTTTGGGCGGACAATAG
- a CDS encoding CpaF family protein, with translation MKLSERISAVQDRNQASGSNVAVLEPTRPTAAPAPARESEPRHFPARPTVDVTADAGASNAPKVQQVDVFAAMKLRAATALFERMGARFNDAAVTEQELRSTAKEELTRIIDAEQVPLSPEERTRLVRDVADDVLGYGPLQRLLDDPDVSEIMVNRMDQIYVERKGKLTLSESRFSSEEHLRKVIERIVSKVGRRIDESSPLVDARLEDGSRVNAVIPPLAVGGSSLTIRKFSKTPLTVQNLINFGTLTPEMAELLNACVKAKLNIIVSGGTGTGKTTLLNVLSSFLPSDERIVTIEDAVELQIQQEHVVRLESRPPNTEGKGEVTIRELLRNSLRMRPDRIVVGEVRGGESLDMLQAMNTGHDGSLSTVHSNSPRDAVARLETLVLMAGMDLPLRAIREQIASAVNLIVQISRLRDGSRRITHVTEVQGMEGDIVTLQDAFVFDYSAGVDAHGRFLGKPVATGIRPRFIDRFEDLGIHVSPAVFAGPQMPAAK, from the coding sequence ATGAAACTGTCCGAACGGATCAGCGCAGTCCAGGACCGCAATCAGGCATCTGGCAGCAATGTTGCAGTGCTCGAGCCGACGCGTCCGACTGCTGCCCCCGCCCCGGCGCGGGAGAGCGAGCCGCGGCACTTTCCTGCCCGTCCCACCGTCGACGTAACGGCCGACGCCGGTGCTTCCAATGCGCCCAAGGTCCAGCAAGTGGATGTCTTCGCAGCCATGAAGCTCAGGGCCGCCACCGCCCTCTTCGAACGGATGGGCGCACGCTTCAACGACGCGGCGGTTACCGAGCAGGAGCTCCGAAGCACGGCGAAGGAGGAACTGACCCGCATCATCGACGCCGAGCAGGTTCCGCTGTCACCCGAGGAACGCACCCGCCTTGTCCGCGACGTTGCCGACGACGTCCTCGGCTATGGCCCTCTCCAGCGCCTGCTCGATGATCCTGATGTCAGCGAGATCATGGTCAATCGGATGGACCAGATCTACGTTGAACGCAAGGGCAAACTCACACTGTCAGAATCCCGGTTCAGTTCTGAGGAACACCTGCGCAAGGTCATTGAGCGGATCGTTTCCAAGGTGGGCCGCCGCATCGACGAGTCCTCACCCTTGGTCGATGCGCGCCTTGAGGACGGCTCCCGTGTCAACGCCGTGATCCCGCCCCTTGCCGTCGGCGGCTCCTCGCTGACTATCCGTAAATTCAGCAAAACCCCGCTGACCGTCCAAAACCTTATCAATTTCGGAACCCTTACACCCGAGATGGCGGAATTACTCAACGCCTGTGTCAAAGCCAAACTCAATATCATCGTTTCCGGTGGTACGGGCACCGGCAAAACCACGCTCCTCAATGTGCTGTCGTCCTTCCTGCCATCGGACGAGCGCATAGTCACGATCGAAGACGCCGTGGAACTCCAGATCCAACAGGAACACGTGGTCCGGCTCGAGAGCCGACCGCCTAACACCGAGGGCAAAGGCGAGGTAACCATCCGGGAACTGCTCCGGAACTCGCTGCGTATGCGGCCTGACCGGATCGTGGTGGGCGAGGTCCGTGGAGGCGAGTCACTGGACATGCTCCAGGCCATGAACACCGGCCACGACGGCTCGCTCTCAACTGTCCACTCGAACTCCCCCCGGGACGCGGTGGCTCGACTCGAAACGCTTGTGCTCATGGCAGGCATGGACCTGCCTCTGCGGGCCATCCGCGAACAGATCGCGTCAGCGGTCAACCTCATCGTGCAGATCTCGCGGCTCCGCGACGGCTCCCGCCGCATAACCCACGTCACCGAGGTCCAAGGCATGGAAGGAGATATTGTGACCCTGCAGGATGCTTTCGTCTTCGACTACTCCGCAGGAGTGGACGCCCATGGCCGTTTCCTCGGCAAACCCGTAGCCACCGGGATCCGGCCCCGATTCATCGACCGGTTCGAGGACCTGGGTATCCACGTTTCACCGGCCGTGTTCGCAGGCCCGCAGATGCCGGCCGCAAAATAA
- a CDS encoding DNA-directed RNA polymerase subunit alpha, with protein sequence MLIAQRPTLSEEVVSENRSRFIIEPLEPGFGYTLGNSLRRTLLSSIPGAAVTSIRIDGVLHEFTTVPGVKEDVTEIILNIKSLSVSSEHDEPVVAYLRKQGPGVVTAADIAPPAGVEFHNPDLHIATLNSKGKFELELTIERGRGYVSAAQNKSGDAEIGRIPVDSIYSPVLKVTFRVEATRVEQRTDFDKLIVDVETKQAIAPRDAVASAGTTLVELFGLARELNTAAEGIEIGPSPTDAALAADMALPIEDLDLTVRSYNCLKREGIHTVGELVARSEADLMDIRNFGAKSIDEVKAKLVELGLSLKDSPPGFDLAARAAAIEEDDAAFGDDEL encoded by the coding sequence GTGCTCATTGCACAGCGCCCCACCCTCTCCGAAGAGGTAGTCTCCGAAAACCGTTCGCGTTTCATCATTGAACCGCTGGAACCGGGCTTCGGCTACACCCTCGGAAACTCCCTCCGCCGTACCCTGCTCTCCTCCATCCCCGGTGCTGCCGTAACCAGCATCCGGATCGATGGCGTGCTGCACGAGTTCACCACGGTTCCGGGTGTGAAGGAAGATGTCACCGAGATCATCCTGAACATCAAGAGCCTCTCGGTCTCCTCCGAGCACGACGAGCCGGTTGTTGCATACCTGCGCAAGCAGGGCCCCGGAGTCGTCACCGCCGCGGACATCGCTCCTCCGGCCGGCGTCGAATTCCACAACCCGGATCTGCACATCGCCACGCTGAACTCGAAGGGCAAGTTCGAACTCGAACTGACCATCGAGCGCGGCCGCGGCTACGTTTCGGCAGCTCAGAACAAGTCCGGCGATGCAGAGATCGGCCGCATCCCGGTCGACTCCATCTACTCGCCGGTGCTGAAGGTTACTTTCCGCGTGGAAGCAACCCGTGTTGAGCAGCGCACCGACTTCGACAAGCTGATTGTCGATGTCGAGACCAAGCAGGCCATCGCCCCCCGCGATGCTGTTGCTTCCGCAGGCACCACCCTGGTGGAGCTCTTCGGTCTGGCACGTGAGCTGAACACCGCAGCTGAAGGTATCGAGATCGGCCCGTCGCCCACCGACGCTGCCCTGGCAGCCGACATGGCACTGCCGATCGAGGATCTGGACCTCACCGTCCGTTCCTACAACTGCCTCAAGCGTGAGGGCATCCACACCGTGGGTGAACTCGTTGCCCGCTCCGAGGCTGACCTGATGGACATCCGCAACTTCGGTGCCAAGTCCATTGACGAGGTCAAGGCAAAGCTGGTTGAACTGGGCCTGTCCCTCAAGGACTCGCCTCCCGGTTTTGACCTCGCAGCACGCGCCGCAGCAATCGAAGAGGACGACGCCGCCTTCGGCGACGACGAACTCTAA
- a CDS encoding tRNA pseudouridine synthase A, with translation MNDQKPAAPVLGGGGFLRVRLDLSYDGGPFNGWALQPGLRTVQGVLEEALHLLVRRPVRVTVAGRTDAGVHARGQVVHLDLTEAEWLGLPRGHELDPAVAMLRRIRGALSRVLGDLTGAVEVHRISLAPEGFDARFSALWRRYSYRIADGPALWDPLGRYSTLWHKNPLDVDLLNEGAAKLLGLQNFLSFCKPREGATTIRELQRFEFTRAEDGVIVATVQADAFCHNMVRALIGSALYVGEGVEEPGWLHERLLARKRDARSVLAAPHPLVLEEVAYPSDDELLARSELTRALREHSSPPAP, from the coding sequence ATGAACGACCAAAAACCCGCGGCCCCCGTTTTGGGGGGCGGCGGGTTTTTGCGTGTCCGGCTTGATTTATCCTACGACGGCGGCCCTTTCAACGGGTGGGCATTGCAGCCTGGGCTGCGCACGGTCCAGGGCGTCCTCGAGGAGGCCCTGCACCTGCTGGTACGGCGGCCGGTCCGCGTCACTGTTGCGGGCCGGACGGACGCGGGAGTGCACGCACGCGGCCAGGTTGTCCACCTGGACCTCACGGAAGCCGAGTGGCTGGGACTCCCGCGCGGGCACGAACTGGATCCCGCCGTCGCCATGCTGCGCAGGATCCGCGGCGCCCTGAGCCGGGTGCTAGGCGACCTCACCGGCGCCGTGGAGGTGCACAGGATTTCTCTGGCACCTGAAGGCTTTGATGCCCGTTTCTCGGCCCTGTGGCGGCGCTACAGCTACCGCATCGCGGACGGGCCTGCCCTGTGGGACCCGCTGGGCCGTTACTCCACCCTGTGGCATAAGAATCCGCTGGACGTTGATCTGCTCAATGAGGGTGCCGCCAAGCTCCTGGGGCTGCAGAACTTCCTGTCCTTCTGCAAGCCGCGGGAGGGTGCAACCACCATCCGCGAGCTCCAGCGCTTCGAGTTCACGCGGGCCGAAGACGGCGTCATCGTGGCCACTGTCCAGGCCGACGCCTTTTGCCACAACATGGTGCGCGCCCTGATCGGCTCTGCCCTGTATGTGGGGGAGGGCGTTGAAGAACCGGGCTGGCTGCATGAGCGCCTGCTGGCCAGGAAGCGGGACGCCAGGTCCGTGCTCGCCGCGCCGCACCCGCTGGTGCTGGAGGAAGTGGCCTACCCGTCAGACGACGAGCTGCTGGCCCGCTCGGAACTGACAAGGGCGCTGCGGGAGCACTCGTCCCCACCCGCACCCTAA
- a CDS encoding type II secretion system F family protein — protein sequence MILTVGAIILLVAVLLLGVAALQPSAPTVPLERRRPFESEPPSSLSRLAGSAVRSFERLFTGRDVKMFSRAELENAGLRLSQAEFFLLVGIGACVGMLVGTVTVGPLVGLLLALLAPFVGRLVLGFLAGKRRAAFDSQLGDTLQLLSGGLRAGHSILRAIDAAAAESQKPTSEEMRRVITETSLGRDLLAALNDTADRMQNEDFVWISQAIQINREVGGNLADVLDQTGETIRERSEIKGHIKALAAEGKFSAYILIAMPFGIVAMLVAMSPTYMNSMFAHPLGWAMMGVSFVLMTIGALWMRKIIDLKF from the coding sequence GTGATCCTTACTGTTGGAGCAATCATCCTGCTTGTCGCCGTGCTTCTGCTGGGCGTTGCTGCGCTTCAGCCCAGCGCCCCGACAGTGCCGCTGGAGCGCCGTCGTCCTTTTGAATCCGAACCTCCCTCCTCGCTGTCCCGGCTGGCGGGATCCGCCGTCAGGTCCTTCGAGCGCCTCTTTACCGGTCGGGATGTCAAAATGTTCTCCCGGGCCGAACTAGAAAATGCCGGGCTGCGGCTGAGTCAGGCCGAGTTCTTCCTGTTAGTGGGGATCGGCGCATGCGTGGGAATGCTGGTAGGGACTGTCACCGTGGGGCCTCTGGTGGGGTTACTGCTTGCGCTGCTGGCGCCGTTCGTCGGAAGACTGGTCCTAGGATTCCTGGCCGGAAAACGGCGGGCTGCCTTCGACAGCCAACTGGGCGACACCCTGCAACTGCTCTCCGGCGGACTGCGGGCCGGCCACAGCATCCTCCGCGCAATCGACGCCGCCGCCGCAGAATCACAAAAGCCTACGTCTGAGGAGATGCGGCGTGTGATCACGGAAACCAGCCTGGGCCGTGACCTGCTGGCCGCCCTGAATGACACTGCCGACAGGATGCAGAACGAAGACTTCGTGTGGATCTCCCAAGCCATACAGATCAACCGTGAAGTGGGCGGTAACCTAGCGGATGTCCTGGACCAGACCGGCGAAACTATCCGTGAGCGCAGTGAGATCAAGGGCCACATCAAAGCCCTCGCCGCTGAGGGCAAGTTCTCCGCATACATCCTGATCGCCATGCCCTTCGGCATCGTAGCCATGCTGGTGGCTATGAGTCCGACCTACATGAATTCCATGTTCGCCCATCCTTTGGGCTGGGCGATGATGGGGGTCTCCTTCGTCCTCATGACTATCGGCGCGCTGTGGATGCGCAAGATAATCGACCTGAAGTTCTGA
- the rpsK gene encoding 30S ribosomal protein S11 has product MPPKTRGAVRKPRKKDKKNIALGQAHIKSTFNNTIVSITDPNGAVISWASSGEVGFKGSRKSTPFAAQMAAEAAAKRAQEHGMRKVDVFVKGPGSGRETAIRSLQAAGLEVGSIQDVTPAAHNGCRPPKRRRV; this is encoded by the coding sequence ATGCCCCCGAAGACTCGTGGCGCGGTTCGCAAGCCGCGTAAGAAGGACAAGAAGAATATCGCGCTGGGCCAGGCGCACATCAAGAGCACTTTTAACAACACCATCGTTTCCATCACGGACCCGAACGGCGCTGTTATCTCTTGGGCTTCCTCAGGTGAGGTTGGCTTCAAGGGCTCGCGTAAGTCCACCCCGTTCGCAGCCCAGATGGCTGCCGAAGCTGCTGCCAAGCGTGCGCAGGAGCACGGCATGCGCAAGGTAGACGTTTTCGTCAAGGGACCGGGCTCCGGACGCGAGACCGCGATCCGTTCGCTCCAGGCCGCCGGCCTCGAGGTTGGCTCCATCCAGGACGTCACCCCCGCTGCGCACAACGGCTGCCGCCCGCCGAAGCGCCGCCGCGTCTAA
- a CDS encoding response regulator transcription factor, with translation MDELGVAVVIEDDADVRNLLEGVLTQAGFEVHTAADGRAGVEVVRTKQANVVTLDIGLPDIDGFEVLRRIRHFSNAYVVMLTGRTEEPDLLSALNAGADDYIAKPFRPRELRARVAAMMRRPRHEVSGQKADVSAGGAPPAPAAAARTHDTAVLHHNGLTLNHRTRTVEIKGEPLGLTRSEFDLLHVLLRGGGAVCTRADLVRAVRGEFYDHDTYISEADERAVEVHVGNLRRKLKEDQVSPRWLQTVRGVGYRLAPSRQSEG, from the coding sequence ATGGACGAACTTGGTGTGGCGGTAGTAATAGAAGACGACGCCGACGTGCGCAACCTGCTGGAAGGTGTGCTCACCCAGGCCGGCTTTGAAGTGCATACAGCCGCGGACGGGCGGGCCGGAGTAGAAGTGGTCCGCACCAAGCAGGCCAATGTGGTGACACTGGACATTGGACTGCCAGACATCGACGGCTTTGAGGTACTGCGTCGGATCCGACATTTCAGTAACGCCTATGTGGTAATGCTGACCGGCAGGACTGAGGAACCGGACCTGCTGTCCGCCCTCAACGCTGGTGCGGACGACTACATTGCCAAGCCGTTCCGGCCCCGGGAACTGCGGGCGCGCGTAGCCGCAATGATGCGCAGGCCGAGGCACGAAGTCAGCGGGCAGAAAGCGGACGTGTCCGCGGGGGGAGCGCCTCCTGCTCCGGCCGCCGCAGCGAGAACCCATGACACCGCCGTCCTGCACCACAATGGACTTACGCTGAACCACCGCACGCGTACGGTGGAGATCAAGGGTGAACCGCTGGGGCTTACCCGCAGCGAGTTCGATCTACTGCATGTGCTGCTGCGCGGCGGCGGTGCAGTGTGCACCCGGGCTGACCTGGTCCGGGCCGTGCGCGGCGAGTTCTATGACCATGACACGTACATCAGCGAGGCGGACGAACGCGCAGTCGAGGTCCATGTGGGAAATCTGCGCCGCAAGCTCAAGGAGGACCAGGTGTCCCCGCGCTGGCTGCAGACGGTCCGCGGCGTGGGGTACCGGCTGGCTCCCAGCAGACAGTCCGAGGGTTGA
- the rpsM gene encoding 30S ribosomal protein S13, producing the protein MARLAGVDIPREKRLEIALTYIYGVGKTRAHETLAATGISADVRVKDLTDAQLVELRDYIEGNYKVEGDLRREVAADIRRKVEIGSYEGLRHRKGLPVRGQRTKTNARTRKGPKRTVAGKKKAR; encoded by the coding sequence ATGGCTCGTCTCGCTGGCGTAGACATTCCCCGCGAAAAGCGGCTGGAAATTGCGCTTACTTACATCTACGGCGTGGGCAAGACCCGTGCACACGAAACCCTGGCTGCCACTGGCATCAGCGCTGACGTTCGCGTCAAGGACCTGACTGACGCCCAGCTGGTTGAGCTGCGTGACTACATTGAAGGCAACTACAAGGTTGAGGGTGACCTTCGCCGCGAAGTAGCAGCAGATATCCGCCGCAAGGTTGAAATCGGCAGCTACGAAGGCCTGCGCCACCGCAAGGGCCTGCCCGTACGCGGACAGCGTACGAAGACCAACGCACGTACCCGCAAGGGCCCGAAGCGTACCGTCGCTGGCAAGAAGAAGGCCCGTTAA
- the rplQ gene encoding 50S ribosomal protein L17 has translation MPTPTKGPRLGGGPAHERLMLANLAASLFEHKRITTTVTKAKRLKPYAERLVTFAKRGDLASRRRVLGLISNKGVVHELFTDIAQAVENRDGGYTRITKIGNRKGDNAPMAVIELVLEPVSAKQAVVAEATSAAKRDADKKETAAAAPAAEEAPEAEAEVVETEAAEAPAAEEAATEEAPAAEEAPEAPAAEEKDAK, from the coding sequence ATGCCTACCCCTACTAAGGGTCCGCGCCTCGGAGGCGGCCCGGCTCACGAGCGCCTCATGCTCGCGAACCTGGCAGCATCCCTGTTCGAGCACAAGCGGATCACCACAACGGTGACCAAGGCCAAGCGCCTGAAGCCGTACGCAGAGCGCCTGGTCACCTTCGCCAAGCGCGGCGACCTCGCTTCCCGCCGCCGGGTCCTCGGCCTGATCAGCAACAAGGGCGTCGTCCACGAGCTGTTCACCGACATTGCCCAGGCAGTGGAGAACCGCGACGGCGGCTACACCCGCATCACCAAGATCGGCAACCGCAAGGGCGACAACGCTCCCATGGCTGTCATCGAGCTCGTCCTCGAGCCCGTTTCCGCCAAGCAGGCTGTTGTGGCTGAGGCTACCTCCGCTGCCAAGCGCGACGCGGACAAGAAGGAAACCGCTGCTGCTGCCCCTGCTGCCGAGGAAGCTCCCGAAGCTGAGGCTGAGGTTGTTGAGACCGAAGCGGCTGAGGCTCCCGCCGCTGAAGAGGCTGCAACCGAAGAGGCACCCGCCGCTGAAGAAGCTCCCGAAGCTCCGGCTGCCGAGGAGAAAGACGCGAAGTAA